The Chitinophagales bacterium genome contains a region encoding:
- the rpsB gene encoding 30S ribosomal protein S2 encodes MEQIQYKQLLEAGVHFGHLKKKWNPKMMPYIFMERKGIHIIDLNKTLEALEETAAAMRQIARSGKKILFVATKKQAKEIVAEAAQRAGMPYVTERWLGGMLTNFSTIRKSIKKMQGIEKMLTDGTLENITKKERLRLMRDKAKLEKVLGGIAGLNRLPAAIYLVDIMHEHISLAEAKKLNIQTIGMVDTNSDPTQVDFAIPANDDATKSIAIITNYLTEALMEGLEERQKDKEALDAAQDDDESAELRREFNMGEDEEEREKRGGAKRGGRTAGGGSGKTPAGGQNRRRGPARPAQRQQRAK; translated from the coding sequence ATGGAACAAATTCAATATAAACAATTGCTTGAAGCAGGTGTACATTTTGGTCACCTGAAGAAAAAATGGAATCCTAAAATGATGCCCTATATTTTTATGGAGCGCAAAGGGATCCACATCATCGACCTGAATAAAACGCTGGAAGCGCTGGAAGAAACGGCGGCTGCCATGCGGCAGATCGCAAGAAGCGGTAAAAAAATCCTCTTCGTGGCTACTAAGAAGCAGGCAAAAGAGATTGTGGCGGAAGCAGCGCAACGCGCCGGAATGCCGTATGTAACGGAGCGCTGGCTGGGCGGTATGCTCACCAATTTTTCCACTATCCGCAAATCAATTAAAAAAATGCAGGGCATTGAAAAGATGCTGACTGACGGAACGCTGGAGAACATCACGAAGAAAGAACGGCTGCGCCTTATGCGTGATAAGGCCAAGCTGGAAAAAGTGCTCGGTGGTATAGCCGGCCTCAACCGGTTGCCGGCTGCCATCTACCTGGTTGATATCATGCATGAACATATTTCGCTGGCAGAAGCGAAGAAGCTCAATATACAGACGATCGGTATGGTGGACACCAATAGCGATCCTACGCAGGTTGACTTTGCCATTCCGGCCAATGACGATGCCACTAAATCTATTGCCATTATCACCAATTACCTGACGGAAGCTCTGATGGAAGGGTTGGAAGAACGGCAGAAAGATAAAGAAGCACTGGATGCCGCACAGGATGATGATGAAAGTGCTGAACTGCGTCGCGAGTTTAACATGGGTGAAGATGAGGAAGAACGCGAAAAACGCGGCGGTGCGAAGAGAGGTGGCAGAACTGCAGGCGGCGGTAGCGGCAAAACACCGGCAGGCGGACAAAACCGGCGCCGTGGTCCGGCACGGCCGGCACAGCGGCAGCAGCGGGCGAAGTAA
- the tsf gene encoding translation elongation factor Ts, translating to MVEIKAADVNKLRQQTGAGLMDCKKALVESGGDFEKAIDYLRKKGQKVSALRSDREAKEGVVIAIANSTMTQGVVLNLSCETDFVAKNDEFMAFANAAAKLALDNGIETAEQIASLPYEGVTIGEKVIEMVGKIGEKIEIRRVERLEGACVVPYIHSNYKLGVLVAFNQPPSDAVTAIGKDLAMQVAAMNPVSVDQTTVPQSVVDRELDIAREKAKADGKPDAMIDKIAAGALQKYFKENTLLSQEFVKDNKKTVTDVLRGIDKELRVTAFKRVSLSN from the coding sequence ATGGTGGAAATAAAAGCAGCAGACGTAAATAAGCTTCGTCAGCAAACCGGTGCGGGGCTGATGGATTGCAAGAAAGCACTGGTAGAATCAGGCGGTGATTTTGAAAAGGCAATTGACTACCTCCGTAAGAAAGGACAAAAAGTTTCTGCACTCCGGTCAGACCGGGAGGCAAAAGAAGGCGTAGTAATCGCCATTGCCAACAGCACGATGACACAAGGTGTGGTGCTTAACCTGAGCTGTGAGACTGATTTTGTGGCGAAGAATGATGAATTCATGGCTTTCGCCAATGCAGCGGCAAAGCTGGCACTGGATAATGGCATTGAAACCGCGGAACAAATAGCATCACTTCCTTATGAAGGAGTTACCATCGGCGAAAAGGTCATTGAAATGGTGGGCAAAATCGGCGAGAAGATTGAAATACGCCGTGTGGAACGCCTCGAAGGTGCCTGCGTGGTGCCTTACATCCATTCCAATTACAAATTAGGTGTATTGGTGGCTTTCAATCAGCCGCCTTCCGACGCCGTTACTGCCATAGGCAAAGACTTAGCCATGCAGGTAGCTGCCATGAATCCTGTTTCAGTAGATCAGACCACGGTGCCGCAAAGTGTGGTAGACCGTGAGCTGGATATCGCCAGGGAGAAGGCGAAAGCAGACGGCAAACCGGATGCAATGATTGATAAAATTGCTGCCGGTGCCTTACAGAAATATTTCAAAGAAAATACCCTGCTCAGCCAGGAATTCGTGAAGGATAACAAGAAAACGGTAACCGACGTGCTGAGGGGAATCGATAAGGAATTGCGGGTAACAGCCTTTAAGCGGGTGTCGCTTTCGAACTAA